From the genome of Gavia stellata isolate bGavSte3 chromosome 3, bGavSte3.hap2, whole genome shotgun sequence, one region includes:
- the POLR2K gene encoding DNA-directed RNA polymerases I, II, and III subunit RPABC4 — protein sequence MDSQKDVQPPKQQPMIYICGECHTENEIKARDPIRCRECGYRIMYKKRTKRLVVFDAR from the exons ATGGATTCACAGAAGGATGTTCAGCCTCCGAAGCAGCAGCCAATGATTTACATTTGTGGAG AATGtcatacagaaaatgaaataaaggcaAGAGACCCTATCAGATGCAGAGAATGTGGCTACAGAATAATGTacaagaaaaggacaaaaagat TGGTGGTTTTTGATGCCCGATGA
- the FBXO43 gene encoding F-box only protein 43 codes for MSDSHSVMLNILKRNRLTSPSSNVKYSNFKDACSTSVFLDSRCNESIKDPDVEHKEAPSVTSLSLLQEHSEHIHPNALFPGSSSIENEMNSISSSERREANRSVDFFETPKVSRKGSSLRRRLLLYKTVPAGTTVGCCERQASSSGSSRKKIFSCVLSSEKKLLQTTSDSPKDKSYKPLTTSTSKTEDSNPDCSKWRLSFSQQRTSTLDESKCKDPLLLEPECLSPIQCKDAIVSNANEFNESVLMSASDGLLRTPTYSVLPEASEGKFLTSINSLVENFNFEICDINSPPVKLASYPDLSTPEDSGYNSLHLDKSGDSLSDHEGSFQEFFQNRKEGSKILDSKRKTRKLERVRRLSTLREQGSQSETEDHHGGPSISACTLSEERNFVSEDRALVLEEQPGGDLAVSHGDLARTPALKIVHEICLQRQRSDQNQISEHIDGTEIFALEHVLAGLIGKKMGLEKLDILTELKYRNLKHVLAIVLDALTVESLCSIWKVSKNWREIIVQDKSADKRRKLYIKHLKEEAGEYFLKAEDAATRLNVLNRSALRPVQAQARTPVVQTPPSHTELTPRRCSSVPHSTSRQEEYIKVAKTLFTDEALKPCPRCQYPAKYQLVKKRGLCSREACAFEFCILCLHAFHGSKECNSLSAKWKNKKDAPPGSTQSKRNLKRL; via the exons ATGTCGGACAGTCATTCAGTAATGTTGAATATTCTTAAAAGGAATAGATTAACATCTCCCAGCAGCAATGTTAAATACTCCAATTTTAAAGATGCATGTAGCACTTCAGTATTTCTGGACAGCAGATGCAATGAGTCAATAAAAGATCCTGATGTAGAACATAAAGAAGCACCGAGTGTAACAAGTTTATCATTGCTACAAGAGCATTCTGAGCACATTCATCCAAATGCCCTCTTTCCTGGGTCATCATctattgaaaatgaaatgaattcTATCTCCTcatcagaaagaagagaagcaaatAGAAGTGTAGATTTCTTTGAAACTCCTAAAGTGAGTAGAAAAGGCTCCTCACTACGCAGGAGACTGCTTTTATATAAGACTGTTCCAGCTGGCACAACTGTAGGATGCTGTGAAAGACAAGCTAGTTCTtcaggaagcagcaggaaaaaaatattctcttgtGTTCTGAGctctgaaaaaaagcttttacaaaCTACTTCAGATTCTCCAAAAGATAAAAGTTACAAACCTCTGACAACTAGCACTTCAAAAACTGAGGACTCTAATCCCGATTGCTCAAAATGGAGACTTTCCTTTTCACAACAAAGGACTTCTACGCTAGATGAGTCCAAATGTAAAGACCCCTTATTGCTAGAACCAGAATGTTTATCTCCAATTCAGTGTAAGGATGCTATTGTTAGTAATGCTAATGAATTCAATGAAAGTGTCCTTATGAGTGCTAGTGATGGGTTGCTTAGGACTCCTACTTACAGTGTGTTACCTGAGGCCAGTGAGGGTAAGTTCCTGACTTCTATCAACAGTCTTGTGGAGAACTTTAACTTCGAAATATGTGATATAAACTCTCCGCCTGTAAAGCTGGCAAGTTACCCAGATCTTTCAACACCTGAGGATAGTGGATATAATTCACTTCATTTGGACAAATCAGGAGACTCATTGTCTGATCATGAGGGATCTTTCCAAGAGTTCTTCCAAAACCGTAAAGAAGGTTCCAAAATTCTGGATAgtaaaagaaagacaagaaaacttGAACGAGTTAGAAGGTTATCCACTCTTCGGGAACAAGGCTCACAGTCAGAGACAGAAGATCATCATGGTGGTCCTTCTATTTCAGCATGTACGTtatcagaagaaagaaactttgTCAGTGAAGACCGTGCATTAGTTTTAGAAGAACAGCCTGGTGGAGACCTAGCTGTAAGTCATGGAGATCTTGCAAGgactccagctctgaaaatAGTTCATGAAATTTGCTTGCAAAGACAAAGATCAGACCAAAATCAAATATCAGAGCATATTGatggaacagaaatatttgcattagAACATGTTCTTGCTGGACTTATTGGCAAGAAAATGGGCCTTGAAAAATTAGATATtttaacagaattaaaatacagaaatttaaaacatgttCTTGCTATAGTTTTAGATGCTTTGACAGTGGAAAGTCTATGCAG CATTTGGAAAGTAAGCAAAAATTGGCGTGAAATCATTGTACAAGATAAAAGTGCAGATAAGAGGAGAAAGTTGTACATAAAACACCTGAAAGAAGAAGCTGGG GAATATTTCTTGAAAGCTGAAGATGCTGCCACAAGACTTAATGTTCTCAATAGATCTGCTCTAAGGCCCGTTCAAGCTCAAGCCAGAACTCCTGTAGTACAAACACCACCTTCACATACTGAACTTACACCCAGGAGATGCAGTTCTGTTCCCCATTCAACTAGCAGACAGGAAGAATACATAAAA GTTGCTAAAACTCTGTTCACTGATGAAGCTCTAAAACCCTGTCCAAGATGTCAATATCCTGCTAAATATCAATTGGTAAAGAAACGGGGACTATGTAGCAGAGAGGCATGTGCATTTGAGTTCTGTATTTTATGTCTGCATGCTTTCCATGGGTCAAAAGAATGTAATAGTTTATCTGCaaaatggaagaacaaaaaagatgCTCCTCCAGGAAGCAcccaaagcaaaagaaatttaaaaagactCTAA